One stretch of Bos indicus x Bos taurus breed Angus x Brahman F1 hybrid chromosome 22, Bos_hybrid_MaternalHap_v2.0, whole genome shotgun sequence DNA includes these proteins:
- the SPINK8 gene encoding serine protease inhibitor Kazal-type 8, with the protein MKGVFPSAILLVLSMWAAFAVDFPLPMDRGTDLEKTKAECTKNMNKCWILAYLRPTDSICGSDHITYSGECHLCYRIL; encoded by the exons ATGAAGGGGGTCTTCCCTAGCGCCATTCTTCTGGTCCTCTCCATGTGGGCTGCCTTCGCAGTTG ACTTTCCtcttcctatggacagagggactGACCTAGAAAAGACAAAG GCTGAATGCACTAAGAATATGAATAAGTGCTGGATTTTAGCCTACCTCAGGCCAACAGACTCCATATGTGGCAGTGACCACATTACCTACAGTGGGGAATGCCACCTCTGCTACAGAATTCTgtaa